agatggtgacggccgccatcaagagtctgaaggagcgcggcgggtcgtcgctgcaggcgatcaagaagtacattgccgcgcactacaagctggacgcggagaagctggcgccgtttatcaagaagtacctcaagtcggccgtcgtggcgggcgagctggtgcagacgaaggggaagggcgcgtccggctcgttcaagcttgccggcgccggcggcgggggggcggccgagggcggcaaggctcgtgctggcggtgccaagaagaagcgcgccgctccggccagcaaggagaagaagggcgcccgtgcggccggcgcaaagaaggctggtggcgtgaaggcggcgaccggtcggaaggcgggcgccgccaagaaggcgtctgcggcgtcggccgctcccgcgggtgcgaagaaggcggctgcggccaagccggccaaggccaagtcgccgtcgaaggcgaagaaggccgccaaggttccgacgaagaagccgaaggcgccgcgcccgaagaaggcgacgacgccgtctaaggcgaaggcttcgcccaagaagaagaagtagagtagaggagaaagagatgggaaaggaagggtttggcgcttggctccgtcgtccccaccccccgtcgtcgtctagtggcgcgcaagagacgcgcggcccaaaacggcccttctcagggccatcaaagcacgtcggggaaggttttgattgtcgtgttgcgtttggtgtgggtgtctgtctgtatgcccgtggggatgctgtttgcgtgccgtggtggttggattgcgggggtcggtggcgggtgtgggcggcggtagcggtggtggtggtggtgttgttgttgttgttgagtgtcgccgtgcttttggcggcggccgacggttggtttttctgtcacgttgttttttgaatacgttggttgggcttgcctgcgttcagttcttctcggatgtcttgtctcgtcgtgtccggtctttgtttgtttctttgtgtgtgttatgttttgcaacgggggggcacgttgagatgtggaaggagtcggcggggatttcggtggcgtgtagagcgcgcctgcctggccgttggtgcgggttttgttttcgaaacgaaagcggcggccggccagccacccgtgcggtgtgacgtcggccgttgggtattgtgcgctttgagcggccggggagggatgatgtgcgattgttgcgcgctgctagcaggcaggcaggcagagtgagcgggtgtggcggacggacgggaagtggtggttttttttttgtgtggttgtggggcgagaggcaggcgaccgacaaagtttgctcgcgacggagagatgttagtggccctgaaaagggccgtttttgtttgtgcggtgcggtgccgcggcgcggtttaggcgcgctcgccgcggatgcggcgcgcgagctggatgtccttgggcatgatggtgacgcgcttggcgtggattgcgcacaggttggtgtcttcgaagaggccgacgaggtaggcctcgctggcctcctgcagggccatgactgcggagctctggaagcgcaggtcggtcttgaagtcctgggcgatctcgcgcactaggcgctggaatggcagcttgcggatgagcagctctgtgctcttctggtagcgcctgatttctcgcagggcgacggtgcccggcctgtagcggtggggcttcttgacgcctccggtggcgggcgcgctcttcctcgccgccttggtggcgagctgtttgcgcggcgcctttccgccggtggacttgcgggccgtttgctttgtgcgggccatggcggtagcggtagcggtagcggtagcggtagcggtagcggagcggcgtgcgtggaggtgaggtgcggcgcggcgtccggtgctgccttgacaacgggcccgcgcgcctccgtgctgcgcttatatgccctcggttgcgcgtggtggggggagggcgggccagagtctatataggggggcggcgggcgcgctgggcgcagaccgtagccgactcgccagccgctgcagctgctgtttgtgcacgttttgctttgcccgaggaaggaaggatgacaggccgcggcaagggaggaaaggggctcggcaagggtggcgccaagcggcaccgcaaggtgttgcgcgacaacatccagggcatcacgaagcccgccatccgccgcctggctcgcaggggcggcgtgaagcgcatctctggtctgatctacgaggagacccgcggggtgctgaaggtgttcctggagaacgtgatccgcgacgcggtgacgtacactgagcacgccaagcgcaagactgtgacggccatggacgtggtgtacgccctgaagaggcaggggcgcaccctgtacggtttcggcggttaggctgcgtcgcagcgggcgctggccttcccgcggccgtgctcgtgggtgggagagactagaaaacggcccttttcagggccaccacactgttcggaagttgaaaagtgcgaaagagtctgtgttgttgctgcgtgtgttgtttgtttgtttgtttctttccgtttgagcgacgtgatgtgactgggaggggagaaggaaaggaaacgtgtcatgtggctggctgtgtgtgtgtgtgtgagagtggagctgcttcgtttgtgtttgttattgtgtgtctttgtatcgatcgcgatggagatggcgggctgtgtgttgttgtgcgagaggcggtgattatttgcttgcttgcgtggtttggctctgtgtgtttgcggcggcgttggggtttccgaggcaaggcgtgttgggcataggcggccggatcagctgtttgtttcgtccgtgtcgacggccgttgcgcgcgggagtggagggcggtgtgtcgacacgcctccctttaacaatggtcattattgctgccgttgtcgtttggaaggcgactgcgaccgtgcaaaaaaaaatgtgtgtgttgggccacacgggctgtgtggacgacaagatggcggacgcgcgccgccggcggcggctgtgctgtgaaagtgcaaggttaaaacaaaacaaaacaaggtgcggcgaggacgactgaaattttgctttggacgtaggtttgtgtggtggccctgaaaagggccgattgttgtgggccgagccgagccgagccggcaaagcgcgttgcgtgcaggggagcacgcggcgctgcgattgcctggcctcctttaggccttcttctcggtcttctttggcagcaggacggcctggatgttgggcaggacaccaccctgtgcgatggtgacgcccgacaggagcttgttgagctcctcgtcgttgcggatggcaagctgcaggtggcgcgggatgatgcgcgtcttcttgttgtcgcgggccgcgtttccggccagctcgagcacctcagccgcgaggtactccatgacggcggcgaggtagacgggcgccccggcgccgacgcgctctgcgtagtttcccttgcgcaggaggcggtggattctgccgaccgggaactggagcccagccctgcttgagcgggactttgacttgcccttgactttgcctccctttccgcgtccggacatggcgatgggctagcgacggtgcacacgaaacggaaacgaaaacgaccggtgcgagcggcagcgagtcgagcagcggagtgcgtgccggcgcagccggggtgggggtgctttatgggctcgggtgcggcggccggttgcgcgcgcgccccattggtcggcggccgcaacagggcgagctggtaaaggtgcggcggcggctggcggcgggtgccactgtgtggggagacgctgactagagcggagcgcttgctactggtgttgctgctgccgtacgttcgttcgagatgccgcccaagactagcgggaaggccgccaagaaggctggcaaggcgcagaagaacatttcgaagggcgacaagaagaagaagcgcaagaggaaggagagctatgccatctacatctacaaggtgctgaagcaggtgcaccctgacacgggcatctcgtcgaaggcgatgagcatcatgaacagcttcgtgaacgacattttcgagcgcattgcggccgaggcttctcgcctggcgcactacaacaagcgctcgaccatcacgtcccgcgagatccagaccgctgtgcggctgttgctgcctggcgagctggccaagcacgccgtgagcgagggcacgaaggcggtgaccaagtacacgagctccaagtaaggaggtggctctggaatggaaggaaggatggagaaggctcctccgttgcgagagcggcaaaacggcccttttcagggccaccaacgtgcctttgcgggaagggcggaattgttgttgttgttgttgttgttgttttgtggacggctgtgatgtgtgcactttgattgtgggtgggggggtccgcgtcaaagcgttgttgcggggtacggccacgaggttggtcgccgtggcgtggaatggtggcacgcctcgttggcgttgtgtcaccgtaacgacggccgtctgcgggtttggtttgcacatcacacatggcgagggtgagatgtgaaatgttttgccgcccactattccctttgctgtacgccgagttgacaatggtgcgacgtaactgcagcgtggaggtgtgtggagtgacgttgaaatgaacgtgccattaagacgcattgttgttgtattgtactgtacgtgtacggcgacacgcacgatgatgtaccattcgactctgatttttgatagccgtgtctgactgattgcgtacgacgcacgcacaccgatgtcgtcattcgagatgcacgcgtgtccagtgcagtacagtaagcgcgacgctagacgacggcggcggcggcggcggcggtcgtttttggcgaatgtctgtacacgtgtttgtctgtgtccatccggtatgtatttgtttgtttgacatagttttgtgtgtcggtgacgtggtccgatccgtcgccccctgagtaactgtcgatcggcgcgatagaccggcgtcacgcaactgaaccgaagtcttgggcacacccgtcatactgttgtacaccgtcgcgccgagaacggtaacgaaaggttgactttgatcggtcgaatgtctgggcagaacgtgaggaatgaggcaagagtgcaggaggaacggacagagggacagagggggggcaaaaagagagaggaagggaaaaagggagaaacgcattcgtagagcaacggaacggtcccgtgtcgaggcgtatgggagccgcactgaaatgcgtttaacggcggcgcggctgcaagtgtctgccgtggtgaacgttaccctttgacggctgcattgggcttttgccttgctttttgctttcgctttcccggatgtacgtaacgtttgttgatatggttctgaggaagagtgtatgacagtgccgtgccgtgccgtccatgttcgtgtgccctccattgtgtgtatgctattgtctgtgtacttgaatgatgtatgtaggtgtttagtggacatgttttaccagtgggggggaaatggatcgtcgatagttgccgtcactctgtcacggccgagatgacgcaccctccctacagaaaggtgtcgagaaagtgtgtgtgtgtgtttttagcgaattgcgtccgtgaattggcagtgtttggaggtgggcgtgccctgcatgtgcccggaaggctgttcgtttggcggtagtgttgtgtgggaCAGGGGAGGGgccatgcgtaacgctgctggcatggcattcgggagatgggagggggcaaacgaggagcggcgccaaagacgggacggggaggggcgcggtgtgggtggcttgcgcctgtgctcgcgttgtgtttgtgcaaaagaggaggagaaaaacaatgaggtgccagggaggggagcgttgttgtgttgtggttgtcgcgtcagtgaacgtggcgagacggacggatgcgcggaggggcggggcgggggcgggggcggcgcatttcgccggtgccgtgccatgcctgaaagccgcgtggtcgctgtgttgttggtggcgtgggggcgaggagagtaccgtacgggtgtgcttgtgcgccggaaatggcacactgcgcctgcccgtcttggaggctgatggctgtggtgtggaaatggggcgcggtgatgtgaagcagttgaagaacagaaaaagaaaccaaaaacgtaaggggaggccatggcgtgatgcggcggcggtggtgagagcgggaaaaacaaaacaacaaaaaagaagggaaaacaacaagaaacaaaaaaaagaaaacaaaaagtctatcaagattaaaatgtaaatggaaatggacccaggtataacctccccgcacaaatagcagagggtccgatgataataaaaatgtgccagaatgttaacgtccctacaaaacaaacccaacgataagtaacagtgcaacaggacataatgaaacgtgatacattgtatgagggcagcagcgttgacctttggccctgtattcagaataaaagagccaaagatcgttaccccaatgaaaaaagacacacacacaaaaaaaacaaacaaaaaagtgcatttatatctgctcctcaattgtagataccccttacacagctgtgtgcaatgaatgagtgctggctggtaattaattgcactccttggagggaaatgccataggaagtagtctttaaaaagtgaatgtttttctttaaaaaaaaaaaaaaaaagttacttgagaaaaaacgtaatattggggcatttgttgttgaacaaaataagtacaattaacatacgttatcagatttgcgcaatgcagcttcacactaccttgttattataacacaatatactgtacatcgtcccgaaccgtgaccagagtcgcgagacgagcagagcacgccgccgacgcccgctcagtacaaccgtccacccgctactactgtcgactgactactacctctcccgactcgcgctacaatatatatataacaactgttcctggcgactcgctgcgtgccactactgtcgtctggctgggtccaagcgccgactagcaacgataaataagtctctggtcagacagagatgctgtcatgcctcgccatcgctctggtaatgaatacatacgtgttgcagcgtgcgcaccaccggaacacgcagtggcggagccaaagactgtgttgtcgaggtcgagtgcgtgcgggaagagaggcagcgtcggcacggagatgcaagcgagcgagacgcacgggggctgcggcgtggcgcgtttgcggttggcgcctttggtggcaacggccgggacaagcagcggtgtatggtgtggtgcggggcggacaggggcggcggtggacggggaggaggaggcggcgcgacgacggcatgggggcgaaaacgggacgggggacgggggatgttgagaggcgtcacgcgcggacaggacacagacacacagattggaagggagggtgcgcggtagtagttgggaatgtgcgtaccgtgcgggatgggagtgggcgaggaacacggtcgtggcccctgttttgggtgcgtgtgatgacgtcggtgtgttgtgggaagggaagggagaataataggctgtggcggcggcgcgtaatgggcgtaggccgaaaagagaaaggaacgtgggcagtgtgttggcaagcgtcggttcgactgcgacgttgatgggcagggcagggcaaggttaatggtggtaggagtaggcgtgtgggcgcaaaaatccgctgctgcaggcggtgccgtaaccgccatggcgggaaggagagagggccctaagaaagaaagaaaagaaagaaagaaagaaagaaagaaacaaataagaaaaaaaaaaggaggggggggcgaaagtggagaggcggtggtgtgagaagggcgggggcggaaggaaggacaagaggcgaggcgacggcttgctttgtgtatcggtcggtctggctatgcttcgttttctgcagcagggtcggtgcgcggcagtgggaacgcctggcggctggactggacggccagcaatgcggttggatgggcggccacagcaccgcacctgtgcccgaggaggagacgctggcggcgggccctgaggtgaggccggctggggctgtggatgtgtaggtgtgcgccgctgcagcaacaacgagtaaaacgcgagaagaagggatggcggtagagagaaaaaggtcggcacggccattgcgcgatgtggcgtgttgtgacggggtttgctcacttgccccgttgtgttgatgcgcaggcagacgcgtacagggagacgagcccggtctgcagcagggtgtggccgtgccgagtgcagagcagcggcggctcggttcggttcggcccggcccggcgggccgcgctgttgtcgcggacgtgagcgccccctggcgggtggccggaggcggcgcggcgtgttggacgtgtggctggtggcagtgcacaatttgcgagtggctggcggtgtggtgtggcggttggcgcgtggggcggcggagagagagagagagagagaggagaggtatgtgttgcgggcgccctttgctgcgctgcgtcgttgcgtgtgccgtacagggcgggcgcttgtcgactgtgtgggcggtgtggtgaattggcggcgttgtgccgcgtgtgcccggccgaaggcgtcgggaaaaacagaaggaaaggagagagtgtgagtgggtccggtgtgcgtaggcccgtgatgtcgcgtcacgccgtgtcatgtttgtgaaacggctgccgggaggtgtggtagcgagccggtcggtgtcagtgcgaaggggaatgtgcgtgcgtttggcggtttcggtgtgctttttgcggcgtgagagtgggaattagtggggccggctgttgtgttggttccttgtgtcttgtgtcgtgtagcttgatggcaacgtggaaggacgccggtttcgtttcgagccttgcgtgtggttgtcgacgttgactggttggcgtgtgccgatgcacgtgcatgtgtgggtcgcgagtgcgtttttggctggctgtgtgtgtgtgttgggggggaagggggaggcggtggtgaaagtgcagtcgttgccacgggcgtcgtcgggtggggctggggctgtgcgtcgtggcggaaaggtggtaggttgcgggaagcgagcccgtcgttgacggtgtcgcgtgagtgttgtgaatcgagtggggcgcggggcgcggggcgcggggcgcgggacaggagcagcgtgccgctgcgtcgtggccgtcagcagaggctgtgcgtgtgcgtgtcctttttgtgggcggttcgtgcgaggcgttttttgttttttttgtttgttttgttttgtgttgccctagttgttagtttattttgtttgttttttggtgtttgtttgttattttgagacgacgactggttggtggcgtgcgcgcgaagtggcggtgtgcgcctcccgtgtcgtttttgtgtgtgtgtgtgtgtgtgtgtgtgtgtttgtttttttttgttttttttttcttttgtgtgtttttttttgcactgggccccgggggggggggggggggggtgggtgggtgcgtgtcgattgccggctggcgaaaggtgcgccatcggcggggtgggtcgccggcacaagtagaggcggcggcggcggcggcggcgtgttgttgtgtggtgtttgttttgttcggctgtgtcggcgagctgtgttgcggtgcgtgtgaatggtggtgcaaaagtgctggcgttgggggtgcgactgcgacggcggcgagccgcgggcgcgcatgatagtgatgttgtgaacagcggctgtgtacggtagtggtgttgttgtagcacgacgtgcatccgggccggcgcggaaagcgcagttgcgggcggttgcccttcggtgccagccatgtcgcgtgagcggcgggttgctctggtgtcgacacgtggtgctctgggttgttgtgtggtgccctttggccggtgggggtggttcgcgtgtgtctcgttcgcgctcggtatctggtcgtggtcgtgctgctccccgtctgtcggcggttttcgacgtcgtctgtacgttttgtttgtttgtttgcggcgtgcctgccgacgtcgtcccgtcgcgacctttcaaccgaaagtgtggcgcccgaaggtgaacgaacgtagcctgacctcggcgctttacgctgagcgaaccgaaccgaacctaacctaacctgtggtgaggtgagctcagcctgagcccctaacgtctacgtaaggaaagctgtccggctcacgcctcacgttttttgaacgctttttaacctacgtttgacgcttcttaacctagcactgaccccttaacctaacgtgtaacctaacctaacctaacctaacctaacctctgacgcctgacgtgtttgaatgcttaacctaagtttgacgcttaacctaacccaagtccccttaacctaacccacgtccacctaacctaacctaacctaacctaacctagacgtgtaaacgtaatgtgtaacgcgtaacgtgtaaggtcggctgtcgtgtgtgctgacggcagattgggttggtctgtagattcggattgcggtttgcctcggtcgaggggttgggtcggaagcggcgaggggcggcggcgcctgttgcgcaggcggcgtccgtttgcggcgggcaattgttgagaaacggctgtgaatgttggcgggcgagaggaggaggacggcgcgcgatgtggcccgacggctgcgggccgatcgggaaacggcgggagggcgacggaaggcgatggggcggcggaggcgcgtttgcacggccgtcatcgccgcacgcctcggctcgtgtggctgtggcgccggccgcgctggccgggctgccgcggcgacggtgtgggagttttgccgaaggtttggccattgtggcgggtcgtcggctggggctgtgggggcggcatttgggcgggggcggcgattctcggcgggccgacccaggctgtagcgcgcggtagctgcagtttggccgtggtttgcggcgctgccgtggcgactggttggcgactgtggtgtggctgtgtgtagccccatcctcggtggtttgaaaggcgcgggcggttgtggcgcaggtttggggctgctccgcacaggctgtcggacgttgggcggtagcaagcgcgggaggcgcggcgcggcggcgcgcagagtggcggccgctctctcggccgtccgcgcccgcccgcgacactggctgggcccttgtgattctctgcaagAAAGGGTTGGAGTCCCTTAGCGATCGTAGTGCGTGTGGAAGCCTTGTGCGACTCGCCGCTATCGAGAGCTACAAAACTCTGCGATTCACTTGCTTCTTAGCGAGTACTAAGCAATTTGTCGTGTTATAGGACCGACATAGAGTGTAGGCAAGATAGTGCGGACTAGCCGCACTTGTAGGATGAATAGAGTAGGGGACGACGAGGAGCCAGGGCCCCACCCGCGGGTGGCAAGCCCGCGTTCCTCTAGGCCAGAACAGACACACAGGGCTGAGGTAGAACTCGCGAGCAGGACCACTCAGGGCGCTCGACCGCGACACCCCGCCCCACCGGCCCCTACTCCTGAAGACTTATGCACTGCGATGATTCAAGAGAAACTGGAACAACTCCGCCGCGACCGCGACGCACGAGCAAAGGAACTCGCAAGACGGCGGGAGCAGGACGGCCCAACCACCAGTGCCAACTCATCTTCTGACGACTGCCGAACGAAGAGTCACAATCCGACGGAACAACACAATGCCATGGACTATCAGGACGAATCCAGCGACTCTGATGCACCATTCCAGGAAGTCAGACGCCGCCGGAAAGGCACCAAACGCAGGAAAGCCGAAGAAAATACCCCCATGCAGACGGAACAACGAGCTGTACCCACCACCAACTACTACGCACCACTACAGCAACAGGACCCAGCAATGGAAGACCAACACCAGCCTCAGCCTAACGACACAAATACTCAGGACGCCACAGCTCCGCCGCCGCCGAAACCGAGAATACCACCTGTGACAATCAACTACACTGGAAAATACCTGGAACTAAACGCTCAATTAAAGCAGAAGATCAGCGGACCACTCAAGGCGATCTACAAAAATAATCAGatcaaataccactttgaaacGCTGGCAGACCAACGAGCAGCACTGGACTACCTCCATTCCATCAACATGCCCTATTTCACCCACCAAGCAGCAGAAGACAGAGAACTCCAAGTGGTCCTCAAGAATATCCCAGAGGAAATTACCGAAGACGAACTCGCCGCCGAACTTCGCCACATGCAATTCACAGTCACGAACGTACACCAGTTCAAGAAACGAGACCTGACCTCCAAGAAACTGATTCCACAGTCGGCTTACTGTGTATCTCTGCCACATGGACAGAAGAGCCGCACCATCTACGACGTACAATACCTCTTCCATACCAGAATTAAGGTGGAAGACTACAAGCCACTTGATGGGCCTGCCCAGTGCAAGAAATGCCTCAAATTCAACCACACTGGCCGGTACTGTCAGATGCCGGTCAGGTGTGTACGCTGTGGCGGCCACCACCACGCAAAGGATTGTACCAAGCCACGAACAGAACCACCCATCTGCGCAAACTGTCGCCAAGAAGGCCACCCTGGGACTTGGCGTGGTTGCCCTGAATTTCAGAAGGCGATACACGCCTACCAACTGCGACCTCCACCATCCAAGGAGCCCCAACAACCACCACAGCCGTCGTTTGCGGCGACTCCGAAGGACTTCCCATCTCTCCGAACACCCTGGACGGCTGCATCGTCGTTATTTCAAACACCAACCCAGCAACAACCAACTCGACCGAAAAACACGGCGCGCCAACGACTGCACGATCTTcgccagcaacaacagcagcaacgatCCACGGACAACGCCCTCGGACTGTCCGATATCATCGCCGCGCTATCTAACATGGGCTCCATCATCAACTTACTAAAAACGAAGAACGTCTTTGCCATCTTAGCAGATACAGCCCGCAAATTCAACGACGCACCGGATCTGTTATCCAAACTACTCACTCTACTGGAAGGAATCATGGCCTTTTTCACCGACTAACATGGATCAAGAGCGGCATCAACACAGAAACCTTACATTCTGCTTTTTTAACGCCAACGGCGTCGCTCCCAAGAAAGTAGAACTCACCGACTTCGTCGAACACCACAAAATTGATGTGCTACTATTGTCCGAAACGCATCTGCGACCCACCCAAACCTTCAACATTCGCAACATGGTGGGATACCGCACTGACCGCCACAATCGGCGCGGTGGAGGTACA
This is a stretch of genomic DNA from Schistocerca serialis cubense isolate TAMUIC-IGC-003099 unplaced genomic scaffold, iqSchSeri2.2 HiC_scaffold_651, whole genome shotgun sequence. It encodes these proteins:
- the LOC126449102 gene encoding activating signal cointegrator 1 complex subunit 2 homolog; its protein translation is MIQEKLEQLRRDRDARAKELARRREQDGPTTSANSSSDDCRTKSHNPTEQHNAMDYQDESSDSDAPFQEVRRRRKGTKRRKAEENTPMQTEQRAVPTTNYYAPLQQQDPAMEDQHQPQPNDTNTQDATAPPPPKPRIPPKAIHAYQLRPPPSKEPQQPPQPSFAATPKDFPSLRTPWTAASSLFQTPTQQQPTRPKNTARQRLHDLRQQQQQQRSTDNALGLSDIIAALSNMGSIINLLKTKNVFAILADTARKFNDAPDLLSKLLTLLEGIMAFFTD